In Halothermothrix orenii H 168, the sequence ATTAATAAGATAGAGTAATCCCAGGTCCTGAACTATAAAAGCATCAACCTCAATTTCAGCCAGATACTGAAGATATGGTGCTATCTCATCAAGTTCCTCATCGCCCTGTAAATTATTAACAGTTACATATATCTTTACTCCCCGGCTGTGGGCCAGGTTAACAGCCTCTTTTAATTCTTCATTACTGAAGTTGAAACCGGTCCTGAGAAGCCTCATATTATGCTTTTTACCACCCAGGTAAACAGCATCTGCCCCGGCTTCAATTACCGTTTCCAGGGCCTCCCACTTACCGGCAGGAGCCAGTAGTTCCACGTTATTTATCATCATTATCATGCACTCCTTTCCAGCGTTGGTAAAGGCTATGCTCCAGTTGAAGGTGGTCCAGTACTCTTCCCACTACAAAATCTATAAGCTCCGATATACTCCGGGGATGGTTATAAAAGGCGGGCATGGCCGGTACCACATCAGCCCCCATTTTTTTTAAAGCCAGCATATTCTCCAGGTGAATCTGGTTTAAGGGGGTTTCCCGGGGAACCAGGATCAATTTCTTGTTTTCTTTAAGGGCCACATCACAGACCCTTTCCAGGAGATTCGAGGAAAACCCATGGGCAACCCGGGCCAGGGTTCCCATGGTACAGGGGATAACCACCACAGCATCCGGAGCCCTGCTTCCACTGGCAATTTTGGCCGTAATATCATCTATCTTTTCCCGGGAAATCAAATCAGGCCTTGAAAGATCCCATTCGGCCTGTATTGAAGCAAGGGGGTTATCCTTTTTAATGGATAAATCCAGTTCCTGTGACAGTACCTTCTCTCCCGCCTCTGTTATCAAAAGGGTCTGTTTATGTCCGAGGCGGTTTACCTCTTCAACAAACCGTTTCCCGTAAATAACCCCACTGGCTCCTGTTATGGCAGTAACTATCTTCAACAATTGTCTATCAACTCCTTTTCAGTAAATGCTGAAGGTTCGAATTCAGTAAATTGAGTGTTTTATTGATCACTAATGTAATGTTTTATTTTTTCATGTAGGTAATAAGGTGTTATGCAATAAGGCAATAAAGATTATATTCTAAAGTAGTTGTAAAGTAGTTGTTTTAAAGTAGTTGTTGTAAAGCAATACATTAAGTTTGAGTGTACTAAAGCATTATAATAGTTACCCTAAAGCCTTATATTAATGTAATAAAGCATTACATCAAATGAACTACTATATCTGATGTATTTTTACCATAGAATAGTAATTCGTCAGAAAAGTAATAATTTATGATAATACATTAAAACAGTAATATATCAAGGACTGATGCCAGTAATAAAACTGGCCCTATTATTTCATTAACATTATAGGAGGCCTTATTCACCCGGCTCAAATCATCAGGGGATACCAGTCGGTGCTGGTAGATTAACAGACCACCTATAATTACAAGTCCGAGGTAATATATCAATCCCAGGGGGAAAAAACAGGGTAATATAACCAGTAGTAAAAAGGCCAGAAAATGCAACAACCTGGCAATCTTCAAACCACCACTGACTCCGAACCGGGCTGGAATGGAATAAACCCCTTCTGTGGTATCAAATTGGTAATCCTGGGTAGCATATATGATATCAAACCCGGCCACCCACAGGGCCTGAACCATGGCCAGTATAATAACCCCGGGAGCAAGACCCCCCCTGACCGCAAGCCAGGCTCCTAAGGGGGCTAAAGCCACTGAAAAGCCCAAGAACAGATGACAGGCCCAGGTAAAACGTTTGGTATAGGAATAAAAGATAACAATAATAACTGCCAGGGGAAGCAATTTAAGACAGATGGGATGTAGATTAAAAGCTGCCAGAATTAAGAGGGTAAAACAGAAAACAGTTAAAAAAACAACTTCCCGGGGTGAAACCTCACCCCTTGGTAGGTGCCGGTCAGCCGTTCTGGGGTTCTTTTTATCAATATCCATATCTGCCAGCCGGTTCCAGGCATTGGCCCCATTTCTGGCCCCGATCATAGCCACCGTAACCCAGAAAAAATAGGAAAGATCAATTTTCCCACCCAAAGCCAGGAATAAAGACAGATAGGCAAAAGGAAGAGCAAAAATAGTATGTTCAAACATAACCAGGTCGGCATAGGTTTTTACTTTTTTATATATTAATTCCATACTCCTGCCACCTCTTATCGACCAGCTTTTTTATCTTTTTATTCATCTCTATTTCAGGGGGCCACTCCCTTGTATGACCCTCTTCCGGCCAGGCTTTAGTAGCATCAATCCCCATCTTGGAGCCGTAATGGCGGACAGGGGAAGAGTGGTCCAGGGCATCAAGCGGACCATCGACAATAACTACATCCCGTCTGGCATCTATATTATTAAACACCTTCCAGGCCACTGTTGACAGGTCCTGAACATCGACATCTTCATCAACTACAATAATCATTTTAGTATACATCATCTGACCCAGCCCCCACAGGGCGTGCATTACTTTTTTAGCATGGCCGGGGTAGGATTTTTTTATAGAAATTATAGCACAGTTATGGAATACCCCCTCGAGGGGTAAATTCATATCTACAATTTCCGGAAGTTGCATCTTGAGGAGTGGTAAGAAGATCCTCTCCGTTGCTTTAGCCATAAAACAATCTTCCATGGGAGGTTTGCCAACTACTGTTGCATTATAAACGGGCTGATTCCGCCTGGTAATGGCCTGGACATGAAAGACAGGATACTCATCAACCAGGGAATAATAACCCGTATGGTCACCAAAGGGTCCTTCTTTCCTTAACTCCCCCGGTTTAACATAACCCTCGAGAATTATTTCAGCATTGGCCGGGACTTTAAGGTCCACAGTCCGGCATTTTACCATCTCAACCGGCTCCTTACGTAAAAACCCGGCAAAAAGCATCTCATCTATCCCGGCTGGCAGGGGAGCGGTGGCCGCATATATAGTAGCGGGATCGGCCCCGATGGCTACAGCAACCTCCATTTTTTCCCTGTTGCCAAGATGTTTCCGATAATTCTCGGCACCATCTTTATGTATATGCCAGTGCATACCGGTCGTTTTTTTATCAAAAACCTGAAGGCGGTACATCCCCACATTCTGGCGACCTGTCCCCGGGTCTTTTGTAAAAACCAGGGGAAGGGTAATATAACGACCCCCGTCACCGGGCCAGCACTTCAATATGGGAAGACTTCCCAGGTCAACATTCTCCTCAACCACTTCCTGGCAGGGAGCCTTCTTTACTGTACGCGGTAAAAAATCCCCCAGTTCTTTCAACAGGGGGAGCATTTTTAACTTATCCAGAAAATTTTCCGGGGTCGGCAGCTGTAAATACTGATTTATCCTGTCCCCTATATCATCAAGGCTTTCTGCCTCCAGAGCCAGCTCCATTCTCCTGATAGAACCAAAGGCATTAATTAAAACCGGAAAATCAGAACCCTTAACATTTTCAAATAAAAGGGCCGGCCCCCCATTTTTAACAACACGGTCGGTTATTTCTGTTATTTCCAGGACCGGGTCTACTTCAACCCCGACCCTCACCAGTTCATTTTCCCTTTCAAGGGTCTTAATAAAGTCACTTAAATCACGGTAAGCCATATACCATCACCCTGTCTTTATTGTTGTCGATTTAATTGAAGCGATAATATAAAATTAAGCTCCTCTTTTACCCTTTCATCAGGTAAATGCTCGACATATTTCTGAGATTTTTCAATATACCTTTTACCCAGTTCTCTGCTTTGATTTATAGCCTTACTGTTATTCACCATATTGATAATATCAACTACATCTGAGACCGACAGCCTGTCTTTACCCAGGATCTCCCGGGCCCTGTCCCTGAAAATCTCATCCTGAACCAGGTAGATTACAGGGAGATTATATATCCCATTTATTAAATCCTGGCCTATTGCTTTTCCTGACTCCTCGGGGTCAGCCACAAAATCTAGAATATCATCCTGAATCTGAAAAGCAGTTCCCAACCTGAGACCAAATCTATATATATTTGACAGGTTCCTCCCCCGGACACCACTCTCATAGGCCCCGATATATGTACTCAATCCAAATAGCAGGGCTGTTTTCCTCCTGATTCTCCGGAGGTACTCCCGGATAGAAACCTTATATTCAAATTTATCCTCATACTGATCTATTTCCCCTTCACAGATTAAACCGACAACCTTATTTAGCTTTCGTAAAGAGTGCCGACTTAAATAGAGGGTAAAAATATCAAAGGCCCGGCTTAACATAAAATCACCCAGAAAGACAGCAACATCCTTACCAAATTTACTCTGGGCTGAGATTTCCCCTCGTCTTATCCTGGCTTCATCTATAATATCATCATGAACCAGGGTAGCCATATGCAAAAGTTCAATTGCTGAAGCAATATGGTATATTTTCTCTTTATCAAAATCACCCAACCGGGCTGACAAAACCACCAGTAAGGGCCTTAACCTTTTACCACCACTCTCAACAAGGTCTCTGGTAGCTATATTAATTAACCCCACCCTGGTTTTAGTTATCTCCCATATAATTTCATCTATTTTTTCAATAACCGGAGCAAATCTCTGTCTGTACTCGGCAATACTATATTTGCTCATCATTATCATTCCCTACAAGTTTAAAATCCTGGTTCAGGACCTTAATCTTATTCTTAAGGCCTTCTGACAGAATTATCTCTAAATCTTTATTTATAAACATAACTTCAACCCCATTAAGGCTCTCCACTAGCTCCAGTCCTCTATCAACCCCCATGACAAAGACACTGGTTGATAGGGCATCGGCATCAAAAGAATCATCACAGATAATGGTAGCACTCAAAAGATTTGTCCGGGCCGGTGAGCCTGTTTTGGGATCAATAATATGGTGGTAAACCACCCCGTCTTTTTCAAAATACCGTTCATAATTACCCGAAGTTACAATAGCCTTATCCTTAACCTTAAAACTGGCCATAACACTACCCCGTTCCCGACGGGGGTCCTGAATCCCCACAACCCAGGGCGAACCATCGGGCTTGCCACCTACAACCAGAACATTTCCCCCCAGATTTACAAAGGCATGCTCAACACGGTGTTTTTTAAATATCCTCCTGACTTCATCTGCCGCATATCCTTTAGCAATAGCACCCAGGTCTATTCCCATACCCGGTTTTTGCAACACTACCGTCTTTTCTTCTTCATCAAGCTTAATCAACTTATAATTAACCAACCTTTTTGCCTCTTCGATCTCTGACCGGGCAGGTACCCGTGCATTTTCAGTACCTATACCCCAGAGGCTGACCAGAGGCCTGATACTGGGATCAAAATTACCATCGGTTATTTCAGCATAAGTTATTGCCTTTCTAATAACACGAAAGGTATCAGAATCAACCTTGACCGGTTCTCCCGGGTTAGAATTAATTTTGTAAATATAGCTGGATTTAAGGGTAACACTCATCTCATTCTCGATTTCACGCATTCTCTGAAAAGCCTCTTCAATAACTTTGTCTGGCTTTTCACCATAAACCTTCATACTTACAATGGTATCCATTAAAAAAGAAGATTTGCTGGCAGCAGGCAAATCATTCTTTTCTTTTTGTCCCTGACAGCCATTTAACACGAAGACAACTATTAAGACTAAACATATGACTGCGATAATCCCGCAACACCTTTTTTGCATATATAATTTCATAAGCCTTCACACCCTGTTATTTCTCTATTGTTCTATTATTCCGTTAAAATTAAGAATAAATTAGCCTTTGACAAAATCATTTAAAAGATAAATGAAAGCCTCGACGTCCAGATATTAAACTCAACAGTTCGCTATTGATAATGGAGATTTTAAAGATTGTTAATGCCGAAAAATATCCACCAGAAAAACACCTGTGTACAAATTCTGGACATTAAAAAATAACAGTCACCTTTTTTATTTTATCATAAAAATATAAATATAAAAACAAATAACAAAGATATAAACTCTACTGAAATAAAATACGATTGTAATTCATATGTCAAAAAAGAAAGCCCCGCTGGGGGGCTTTCCCTTGGAATTTAAATTTAAAAACTTATTTTAAACCAGCCTGTTCCATGGCCATATCAAGGGCTTCATTATAGCTGTGACCACTGTGGGTAGCACCACTGACAATATCAACATTACCCTGATTTTCCACTACTTTTTCAGGGAATTCTTTGAAGTACTTAAGGGCTACTTCGTGAGGATAGCTGTCATCTTTAGCAGGCATTAATTTTTCCCGGCCATCTTCTTTTTTCAATAATTCAGGATTGGCAGTTATAAGCCTGCAGTCTGTTATTTTGTCCCCCTCAACGGTAATTTCAACAACAACATGGCCGTGTTCAAAGTTTTCAGCTACACCGTAGTATTTATTGCCATCATAATTACCGCTGGCAATATCTAAAGCCATCTGGGTAGCTTTTTCATAGTCATGGCAGCTGTGGGTAGCCCCACTGATGACATCATGTTTGGCAGACTGTTTTTCTAAAACCATATAAGGCCATTCCAGGAAAGCCTTTTTACCGGCTTCATACTTATAATGGAGTTTAAAGGGGTTTAACATGTTAATATCAGTAATCTGGCCCCTCTCAATTACAACCTCAATTACAACATCACCATGATCATTAGGAACATAACCTACATAATGCCCATCCTTGTGCTGTACATCAGCAGCGGCAATCCCAAAACTTAAAGTAAGTACTAAAACAGCAGCCAGCAGAATTGCAAGACCTTTTTTCATATAAACAATCAACTCCTCCCTTTAAATTTTTGACATATGTGTCATTTGTTCATAATATCACATATGTCCACAAGAATATGTTCTTCTGTAATATTGTTATTCGATATAAATTAAAAAATTCCTCTTTTGTTTTTTTACTTTTTGTATATTTCTCTAAAAAAAGCTTTACTTTGTTTTATTGTTTAGCAGATTCAATTGACCTTATCAATTAATATTAACAAACAGGTTTACATCTTCTTTTTTCCATGTTATAATTAATGTGAATAATGTAACTTTTTCTAGTTATACTATTTTCTGAATCAAAAAAGGGGGAGGAAAATGTCTAAAAACATCATTATTCTGGGGGCCGGGTATGGTGGTGTCGCAGCAGCTAAAAAATTACACAAATTATTAAAAAAGAAGGATGACACTACCATTACCCTGATCGATAAAAACCCCTTCCATACCTTGCTTACTGAAATTCATCAGGTGGCGGGTAATAGAATTGATGAAGATGGGGTTAAAATTGGTCTTAATGAACTATTTGAATCAACTAAAGTTAATGTAGTCCAGGATCAAATCAAGGACATCGATTTTGAAAACAAAACACTAAAATCTGATAATTATCTATATAATTATGATTATCTCATTCTGGGTACCGGTAGTGAACCAGCTGATTGCGGGGTTAAAGGTGTTGCTGACTATGCCTACACTTTATGGTCAATAGATGATGCCAAAAAAATCAAAAAACACATAATAGAAATGTTCCAGAGAGCCCGGGTTGTTGATGATCCTGCCCTCAGGAAGGAATTACTGACTTTTGTCGTCTGTGGGGGTGGGTTTACCGGGGTTGAAATGGTTGGAGAATTAGTTGAATGGATGGATGACCTCTGTTACCAGTACGGAATTGACAGAAGTGAAATCGACCTTTATTTATGTGAGGGTCTGGACAGAATTCTACCCAATTTAAATGACAAACTGGTAGACAAAGCCATGAAATATCTTGATAAAGTTGGTGTCAAGGTCAAAACCGGTTCTTTCGTATCTGAAGTTAAAGAAGACGGTTTAACCATGGCAAATGGGGACACATTAAAAACCAGAACAGTTATCTGGAACTGTGGTGTTGTTGCTTCAGACTTTGCAGCCAATCTCGGTTTAGATACCGATAAAGCCGGCAGGGTAAAGGTTAATAAGTATCTCCAGACTGAAAAATATCCTGAAGTTTATGCCATCGGAGATAACAGTCATGTTCCTAACGAAGAAGGCAAACCATTACCGGCCCTGGTAGAGACTGCCCTCCAGACCGGCGAGTGTGCTGCTGAAAATATTGTTGCCGACATCAATGGTGAACCGAAAGAAGAGATGGAACCTGATTATCACGGAATCCTGGTCTCCATCGGCGGCAAATATGCAGTAGCTGACGTCATGGGCATGTCCTTAAAAGGCTGGTTTGGTATGTTTATGAAACATGTCGTCAATATGCACTACCTCTTCGAAATTGGTGGATTAAAGAAAGGTTTTAATTACATCAGTAAATATTTAAAAGAACAGGGCTCCCATAAGGGACTGGTAGCCCAGGGCTTTGACCATTTTAGTCAGCGGTCCCGTACCTTCTGGGTTGCCTTCCTGCGTATATTCCTGGGTTTTCAGTGGTTATTCAGTGGCCTGGACAAAGTTCATTCAGGCTGGTTGCTTAAAGGAGACAAACTGGTAGCCGGGGCCTCAACATCCCCGATCGGGCCTAATCCTGTTGAGTGGTATGTAACCTTTATGGAAAATGTGGTTTTCGAATACCCCTTACTCTTCCAGTATATGATTACCCTGGGAGAACTGGCTCTGGCTTTCTCTCTCATCCTGGGAGTCTTCAGTACTCTGGGAGCACTGGGGTCTACTGTTATGACTATTAACTTCTTCCTGTCAGGTTTCTATCCCCAGAATCCAACCTTGCCATGGTTCCTGATGGCCTCCATCGCCTGTATCGGTGCGTCAGGTCGGGCCCTTGGAC encodes:
- a CDS encoding UbiX family flavin prenyltransferase; its protein translation is MLKIVTAITGASGVIYGKRFVEEVNRLGHKQTLLITEAGEKVLSQELDLSIKKDNPLASIQAEWDLSRPDLISREKIDDITAKIASGSRAPDAVVVIPCTMGTLARVAHGFSSNLLERVCDVALKENKKLILVPRETPLNQIHLENMLALKKMGADVVPAMPAFYNHPRSISELIDFVVGRVLDHLQLEHSLYQRWKGVHDNDDK
- a CDS encoding 4-hydroxybenzoate octaprenyltransferase, coding for MELIYKKVKTYADLVMFEHTIFALPFAYLSLFLALGGKIDLSYFFWVTVAMIGARNGANAWNRLADMDIDKKNPRTADRHLPRGEVSPREVVFLTVFCFTLLILAAFNLHPICLKLLPLAVIIVIFYSYTKRFTWACHLFLGFSVALAPLGAWLAVRGGLAPGVIILAMVQALWVAGFDIIYATQDYQFDTTEGVYSIPARFGVSGGLKIARLLHFLAFLLLVILPCFFPLGLIYYLGLVIIGGLLIYQHRLVSPDDLSRVNKASYNVNEIIGPVLLLASVLDILLF
- a CDS encoding menaquinone biosynthesis decarboxylase; the protein is MAYRDLSDFIKTLERENELVRVGVEVDPVLEITEITDRVVKNGGPALLFENVKGSDFPVLINAFGSIRRMELALEAESLDDIGDRINQYLQLPTPENFLDKLKMLPLLKELGDFLPRTVKKAPCQEVVEENVDLGSLPILKCWPGDGGRYITLPLVFTKDPGTGRQNVGMYRLQVFDKKTTGMHWHIHKDGAENYRKHLGNREKMEVAVAIGADPATIYAATAPLPAGIDEMLFAGFLRKEPVEMVKCRTVDLKVPANAEIILEGYVKPGELRKEGPFGDHTGYYSLVDEYPVFHVQAITRRNQPVYNATVVGKPPMEDCFMAKATERIFLPLLKMQLPEIVDMNLPLEGVFHNCAIISIKKSYPGHAKKVMHALWGLGQMMYTKMIIVVDEDVDVQDLSTVAWKVFNNIDARRDVVIVDGPLDALDHSSPVRHYGSKMGIDATKAWPEEGHTREWPPEIEMNKKIKKLVDKRWQEYGINI
- a CDS encoding polyprenyl synthetase family protein; this encodes MMSKYSIAEYRQRFAPVIEKIDEIIWEITKTRVGLINIATRDLVESGGKRLRPLLVVLSARLGDFDKEKIYHIASAIELLHMATLVHDDIIDEARIRRGEISAQSKFGKDVAVFLGDFMLSRAFDIFTLYLSRHSLRKLNKVVGLICEGEIDQYEDKFEYKVSIREYLRRIRRKTALLFGLSTYIGAYESGVRGRNLSNIYRFGLRLGTAFQIQDDILDFVADPEESGKAIGQDLINGIYNLPVIYLVQDEIFRDRAREILGKDRLSVSDVVDIINMVNNSKAINQSRELGKRYIEKSQKYVEHLPDERVKEELNFILSLQLNRQQ
- a CDS encoding FAD:protein FMN transferase translates to MLNGCQGQKEKNDLPAASKSSFLMDTIVSMKVYGEKPDKVIEEAFQRMREIENEMSVTLKSSYIYKINSNPGEPVKVDSDTFRVIRKAITYAEITDGNFDPSIRPLVSLWGIGTENARVPARSEIEEAKRLVNYKLIKLDEEEKTVVLQKPGMGIDLGAIAKGYAADEVRRIFKKHRVEHAFVNLGGNVLVVGGKPDGSPWVVGIQDPRRERGSVMASFKVKDKAIVTSGNYERYFEKDGVVYHHIIDPKTGSPARTNLLSATIICDDSFDADALSTSVFVMGVDRGLELVESLNGVEVMFINKDLEIILSEGLKNKIKVLNQDFKLVGNDNDEQI
- a CDS encoding FMN-binding protein encodes the protein MKKGLAILLAAVLVLTLSFGIAAADVQHKDGHYVGYVPNDHGDVVIEVVIERGQITDINMLNPFKLHYKYEAGKKAFLEWPYMVLEKQSAKHDVISGATHSCHDYEKATQMALDIASGNYDGNKYYGVAENFEHGHVVVEITVEGDKITDCRLITANPELLKKEDGREKLMPAKDDSYPHEVALKYFKEFPEKVVENQGNVDIVSGATHSGHSYNEALDMAMEQAGLK
- a CDS encoding FAD-dependent oxidoreductase, whose product is MSKNIIILGAGYGGVAAAKKLHKLLKKKDDTTITLIDKNPFHTLLTEIHQVAGNRIDEDGVKIGLNELFESTKVNVVQDQIKDIDFENKTLKSDNYLYNYDYLILGTGSEPADCGVKGVADYAYTLWSIDDAKKIKKHIIEMFQRARVVDDPALRKELLTFVVCGGGFTGVEMVGELVEWMDDLCYQYGIDRSEIDLYLCEGLDRILPNLNDKLVDKAMKYLDKVGVKVKTGSFVSEVKEDGLTMANGDTLKTRTVIWNCGVVASDFAANLGLDTDKAGRVKVNKYLQTEKYPEVYAIGDNSHVPNEEGKPLPALVETALQTGECAAENIVADINGEPKEEMEPDYHGILVSIGGKYAVADVMGMSLKGWFGMFMKHVVNMHYLFEIGGLKKGFNYISKYLKEQGSHKGLVAQGFDHFSQRSRTFWVAFLRIFLGFQWLFSGLDKVHSGWLLKGDKLVAGASTSPIGPNPVEWYVTFMENVVFEYPLLFQYMITLGELALAFSLILGVFSTLGALGSTVMTINFFLSGFYPQNPTLPWFLMASIACIGASGRALGLDYYILPWLKKLVWGRRKGKNKDLQNVVKPLNEGQQSS